In the genome of Gloeotrichia echinulata CP02, one region contains:
- a CDS encoding hydantoinase B/oxoprolinase family protein encodes MTWEFWIDRGGTFTDIIAKRPDGQLVIHKLLSENPERYTDAAVQGIREILGVAANAPTPAEQVAVVKMGTTVATNALLEKKGDRTILLITKGFRDALRIGYQNRPDIFAREIILPEILYEQVIEVEERYTAQGEELIPLNLEAVRPQLQAAYDDGIRACAIVLMHSYRYTEHENRVAILARNIGFTQVSVSHTVSPLMKLVSRGDTTVIDAYLSPILRRYVEQVASQLGNGERETDFQSPVKLMFMQSNGGLVDAEKFQGKDSILSGPAGGIVGAVQTSLRAGFDKIISFDMGGTSTDVAHYNGEYERSFETEIAGVRLRTPMMAIHTVAAGGGSIVQFDGSRYRVGPESAGANPGPASYSKGGPLTVTDCNVMVGKLQPAFFPQVFGKNADLPLDVEIVRQKFTQLAAQIGDNRRTEEVAAGFLAIAVDKMANAIKKISLQRGYDVSEYTLCCFGGAGGQHACLIADALGMKQVFIHPYAGVLSAYGMGLADVRVIRERAVEGVLSEGLESVLAVLVRESEEETNRRGAEDSEIEVLRKVHLRYEGTDAPLIVDFGDVVAMKSQFEGLHRQRYGFIAPEKQLIVEAVSVEVVAKNDAPPELVVSRRNDDEAVAIATVQMYTAGAWHTTPVYQRQDLQPGDCICGPAIIVEATGTNVIEPHWQAELTPLNHLVLSVVSRQLSVVKDQEIRTNDIGQKPDPVMLEIFNNLLRAIAEQMGISLQNTSSSVNIKERLDFSCAIFDGSGQLVANAPHIPVHLGSMSESVQALITAYGNTIKPGDIFASNNPYNGGTHLPDITVITPVFPNSSHLPMFYLASRGHHADIGGITPGSMPPHSESVTEEGILLDNFQLVAAGNFRETELVELLASEPYPARNITQNIADLKAQIAANERGMQELQKMVEHYSLETVQAYMGFVQDNAEESVRRVIEVLQDGSFSYALDDGSVIHVKITINRENRSAKIDFTGTSPQLPNNFNAPAAVCKAAVLYVFRTLVNDDIPLNAGCLKPLEIIIPEGCMLNPRYPAAVVAGNVETSQAITDTLYGALGVLAASGGSMNNFTFGNQRYQYYETICGGSGAGADFDGTDGVQTHMTNSRLTDPEVLEWRFPVLLESFGIRPDSGGQGNHRGGNGVIRRLRFLAEMTAGILSNHRVVPPFGLCGAEAGKVGKNYVESGDGRVDELGSKAVVTMNVGDVFVIETPGGGGYGELEI; translated from the coding sequence ATGACTTGGGAATTTTGGATTGATCGGGGTGGTACATTTACTGATATTATAGCAAAGCGCCCCGATGGGCAACTGGTAATTCATAAGCTATTGTCAGAAAATCCTGAACGCTACACCGATGCAGCAGTCCAAGGAATTCGCGAGATTTTGGGTGTTGCTGCTAATGCGCCAACTCCAGCAGAACAGGTTGCAGTGGTGAAGATGGGAACCACGGTAGCGACGAATGCGCTATTGGAAAAAAAAGGCGACCGCACAATTCTACTAATCACCAAAGGATTTCGGGATGCGCTGCGAATCGGTTATCAAAACCGTCCTGATATTTTCGCTCGTGAGATTATTTTGCCAGAAATATTATATGAGCAGGTGATTGAAGTCGAAGAACGTTACACTGCTCAAGGTGAAGAGTTAATTCCCCTCAATCTTGAGGCTGTGCGTCCACAATTGCAAGCAGCATATGATGATGGAATTCGTGCTTGTGCTATTGTTTTGATGCACAGCTACCGCTACACCGAACATGAAAATAGGGTGGCAATTTTAGCGAGAAACATTGGTTTTACTCAAGTTTCAGTATCTCACACAGTTAGCCCGCTGATGAAATTAGTTAGTCGGGGCGATACGACGGTGATTGATGCTTATTTGTCGCCAATTTTGCGCCGATATGTGGAGCAAGTGGCGAGTCAGTTGGGAAATGGGGAGAGGGAGACGGATTTTCAGTCCCCAGTCAAGTTGATGTTTATGCAATCTAACGGGGGACTGGTTGATGCTGAAAAGTTTCAAGGTAAGGATAGTATTTTATCAGGACCGGCTGGCGGAATTGTGGGGGCGGTGCAAACAAGTCTGAGGGCTGGATTTGATAAAATCATTAGTTTTGATATGGGGGGCACGTCTACGGATGTAGCTCATTACAATGGTGAATATGAACGCAGTTTTGAAACCGAAATAGCGGGTGTGCGTCTGCGGACGCCGATGATGGCTATTCATACTGTCGCTGCTGGTGGGGGTTCAATTGTGCAATTTGATGGTTCTCGCTATCGGGTGGGGCCAGAGTCAGCGGGAGCGAATCCTGGACCTGCTTCCTACTCGAAGGGGGGTCCGCTGACGGTGACTGATTGTAATGTGATGGTGGGTAAGTTGCAACCAGCGTTTTTTCCTCAAGTGTTTGGAAAGAATGCAGATTTACCGTTGGATGTAGAGATTGTCCGCCAGAAGTTTACCCAGTTGGCGGCCCAAATTGGGGATAATCGCCGGACAGAAGAGGTAGCGGCGGGATTTTTGGCGATCGCAGTTGATAAAATGGCGAATGCAATTAAAAAAATCTCTCTCCAACGCGGCTATGATGTGTCTGAATATACTTTATGTTGTTTTGGCGGCGCTGGTGGGCAACATGCTTGTTTAATTGCAGATGCTTTGGGGATGAAGCAGGTGTTTATCCATCCCTATGCTGGGGTTTTATCTGCTTATGGTATGGGTTTGGCGGATGTGCGGGTGATTCGAGAGCGGGCGGTGGAAGGTGTTTTGAGTGAGGGGTTGGAGTCGGTTTTGGCGGTGTTGGTGAGGGAGTCAGAAGAGGAGACGAACCGCAGAGGCGCAGAGGATTCGGAGATTGAGGTGTTGCGGAAGGTGCATTTGCGCTATGAGGGGACGGATGCGCCGTTAATTGTGGATTTTGGCGATGTGGTGGCGATGAAGTCTCAGTTTGAGGGGTTACATCGTCAGCGTTACGGGTTTATTGCGCCTGAAAAGCAGCTAATTGTTGAGGCGGTTTCGGTTGAGGTGGTGGCGAAGAATGATGCGCCGCCAGAATTGGTAGTTTCACGCAGAAATGATGATGAAGCCGTGGCTATTGCTACTGTGCAAATGTATACGGCTGGGGCATGGCATACTACACCAGTGTATCAGCGGCAGGATTTGCAACCAGGGGATTGTATTTGTGGACCTGCAATTATTGTGGAAGCGACTGGTACCAATGTTATTGAACCACATTGGCAAGCTGAGTTAACCCCACTGAATCATCTGGTTCTGTCAGTGGTCAGTCGTCAGTTGTCAGTTGTTAAAGATCAAGAAATCAGGACGAATGACATAGGACAAAAACCAGATCCGGTGATGTTGGAGATTTTCAACAATTTGTTGCGGGCGATCGCAGAACAAATGGGGATATCTTTACAGAATACTAGTTCTTCAGTCAATATTAAAGAACGCCTGGATTTTTCCTGTGCAATTTTTGATGGTTCTGGACAATTGGTGGCAAATGCGCCACATATTCCTGTGCATCTTGGTTCGATGAGTGAAAGTGTCCAAGCTTTAATTACAGCTTATGGCAATACTATCAAACCAGGTGATATATTCGCTTCCAATAACCCGTACAACGGTGGTACTCACCTACCAGATATTACCGTCATCACCCCAGTTTTCCCTAATTCTTCCCATCTCCCCATGTTCTACCTCGCCTCACGGGGACACCATGCAGATATTGGCGGTATTACTCCCGGTTCGATGCCACCTCATAGTGAAAGTGTAACAGAAGAAGGCATTTTATTGGATAATTTTCAGTTAGTTGCTGCCGGCAATTTTCGAGAAACAGAATTAGTCGAATTGCTGGCTAGTGAACCTTACCCCGCCAGGAATATAACTCAGAATATAGCAGATTTAAAAGCACAAATTGCTGCCAATGAACGCGGGATGCAAGAACTGCAAAAAATGGTGGAACATTACAGCTTAGAAACTGTCCAAGCTTACATGGGATTTGTGCAAGATAACGCGGAAGAATCGGTACGCCGTGTGATTGAAGTTTTACAAGATGGCAGTTTTAGTTATGCTTTAGATGATGGTAGTGTCATTCATGTCAAAATTACCATTAACAGAGAAAATCGTAGTGCCAAAATTGATTTTACTGGCACTTCTCCCCAGTTACCTAATAATTTTAATGCTCCGGCGGCGGTGTGTAAAGCAGCAGTTTTATATGTGTTCCGCACCTTGGTAAATGATGACATTCCTTTAAATGCAGGATGTCTCAAGCCTTTAGAAATTATTATTCCTGAAGGTTGTATGTTAAATCCCCGTTATCCTGCGGCTGTTGTTGCGGGAAATGTGGAAACTTCTCAAGCTATCACCGATACTTTGTATGGTGCGTTGGGTGTTTTAGCTGCGTCTGGGGGAAGCATGAATAATTTTACCTTTGGTAATCAACGCTATCAATATTATGAAACCATCTGCGGTGGTTCGGGCGCGGGTGCAGATTTTGATGGTACAGATGGAGTTCAGACTCATATGACAAATTCCCGACTTACTGATCCAGAAGTATTAGAATGGCGTTTTCCTGTGCTTTTAGAAAGTTTTGGTATTCGTCCTGATAGTGGTGGTCAAGGAAATCATCGTGGGGGAAATGGGGTCATTCGTCGTCTACGTTTTTTAGCAGAAATGACAGCGGGAATTCTTTCTAATCACCGCGTTGTTCCACCTTTTGGGTTATGTGGTGCTGAAGCGGGTAAGGTAGGAAAAAATTATGTTGAAAGTGGTGATGGAAGGGTAGATGAATTAGGAAGTAAAGCTGTAGTTACGATGAATGTTGGTGATGTATTTGTGATTGAAACTCCTGGGGGTGGGGGTTATGGTGAGTTGGAAATATAA
- a CDS encoding DEAD/DEAH box helicase family protein — MNQFVNNIANRLSLRHPQRESLEILDRICELLPIKAQTDIATSLAAIKTEFPNVTDFEREFPSLCFALATGVGKTRLMGAFISYLNQAHGIKNFFVLAPNLTIYKKLITDFTPNTSKYVFTGISEFAINPPEIITGDNYEKSSIIPDFTRCKINIFNISKINSEVRGGKIPKIKRLSEYIGESYFDYLSELKDLVILMDESHRYRASAGVRTINELKPLMGLELTATPSVETSKKPIYFKNVIYEYSLGRAIIDGFVKDPAVVTRKDFNPASFSPQAIERIKLEDGIYLHENIKAELETYSLQTEKPIVKPFMLVIARDTTHATQLVELIKSDEFSEGYYKDKVIQVDSSKTGAQEDEMVERLLKVEHPDELTEIVIHVNMLKEGWDVTNLYTIVPLRAANSRILIEQSIGRGLRLPYGKRTGVTIVDRLNIVAHDKFQEIVEEAKRPESQIRLQQIILTPEDLQQRTETVVSRSKLAQNLEITAEQTINLPETENKNSQPPIFESPIEQKIAQLTYQEIQKLENHPEEVPTTAYLSSPKIQAIVREAVTREYQPEQLEIEGVTPPPNIEAIVAKTTNLVIQQTIDIPKIIVIPKGEVRSGFRSFALDITGLNYPVPSEELHIQSLATNDSASVEIKKTNFQESRIENYIVKNLVNFDDISYDEHADLLYDLAGQVVSYYLTQFSEDDARSILRYYQREIANYVHSQMQKHFWEETVDYEVKISQGFTTLKDSAYTTNANDTLDYRYSPPDKSKMSKYLFTGFSKCLYPEQKFQSEGERVLSIILERDAIKWFKPARGQFQLYYKWNGSYLEYQPDFVAETEEIIYMLEPKNRDEIDDPQVVTKKEAAVKWCQNASDYMLNHGGKPWVYVLIPHDEIAQNMTLKGLADRLQHFSGI; from the coding sequence ATGAATCAATTTGTTAATAACATTGCTAATCGTCTCAGCTTACGTCATCCCCAACGCGAATCATTAGAAATCCTAGATCGTATTTGTGAACTATTGCCCATTAAAGCACAAACAGATATAGCCACAAGTCTAGCCGCCATTAAAACTGAATTTCCAAACGTTACTGACTTCGAGCGCGAATTTCCCTCACTATGTTTTGCACTAGCAACAGGTGTTGGTAAAACGCGACTAATGGGAGCTTTTATCAGTTACCTAAACCAAGCTCATGGTATTAAAAACTTCTTCGTTTTAGCGCCTAATTTAACCATTTATAAAAAACTAATTACTGATTTCACGCCTAACACATCAAAATATGTATTTACAGGTATTTCTGAATTTGCGATCAATCCACCAGAAATCATCACAGGTGATAACTACGAAAAGTCATCTATCATTCCTGATTTTACCCGTTGCAAAATCAATATTTTTAATATCTCAAAAATTAACTCTGAAGTGCGCGGTGGCAAAATTCCAAAAATTAAGCGATTATCCGAATATATTGGCGAAAGCTATTTTGATTACCTATCCGAGTTAAAAGACCTAGTAATCTTAATGGATGAATCCCACCGCTATCGAGCCTCAGCAGGAGTTCGCACCATTAACGAATTAAAACCACTAATGGGTTTAGAACTAACAGCCACACCCTCTGTTGAAACCAGTAAAAAACCAATATATTTTAAAAATGTTATTTATGAGTATTCTTTGGGACGGGCAATCATAGATGGGTTTGTTAAAGATCCTGCCGTCGTCACCCGCAAAGACTTTAATCCTGCGTCCTTTTCACCACAAGCAATCGAGCGAATAAAGCTAGAAGACGGAATCTATCTGCACGAAAATATTAAAGCTGAATTAGAAACATATAGCCTCCAAACTGAAAAGCCAATTGTCAAGCCATTTATGCTTGTCATTGCCCGTGACACTACCCATGCAACACAACTTGTAGAACTGATTAAATCTGATGAATTTTCAGAAGGTTATTACAAAGATAAAGTCATTCAAGTTGATTCCAGTAAAACAGGCGCTCAGGAAGATGAAATGGTAGAGCGATTGCTCAAAGTAGAACATCCAGATGAACTAACTGAGATAGTTATTCATGTGAATATGCTCAAAGAAGGCTGGGATGTTACCAATCTCTATACAATAGTACCTTTAAGAGCCGCAAATTCTAGAATCTTGATCGAACAATCCATCGGGCGCGGCTTACGTTTACCTTATGGTAAGCGCACAGGTGTAACCATTGTAGATCGCCTTAACATTGTTGCCCATGACAAATTTCAAGAAATTGTCGAAGAAGCAAAACGCCCAGAATCACAAATTAGATTACAACAAATTATCCTTACACCTGAAGATTTACAGCAAAGAACAGAAACGGTAGTTTCTCGGTCGAAACTAGCTCAAAATTTAGAAATTACCGCTGAACAAACTATAAACTTGCCCGAAACAGAAAATAAAAATAGTCAACCACCTATATTTGAATCGCCAATAGAACAAAAAATCGCACAGCTTACTTACCAAGAAATTCAGAAGCTTGAGAATCACCCTGAAGAAGTACCAACCACAGCATACCTCTCATCACCAAAAATTCAGGCAATAGTGCGTGAAGCCGTAACTAGAGAATATCAGCCAGAACAACTGGAAATCGAAGGCGTAACTCCACCACCAAATATTGAAGCGATTGTTGCTAAGACAACTAATTTAGTAATTCAGCAAACTATTGACATTCCCAAAATTATTGTCATTCCTAAAGGAGAAGTGCGATCAGGTTTCAGATCTTTTGCCCTAGATATAACAGGCTTAAATTATCCCGTTCCATCCGAAGAATTACATATTCAATCTCTGGCAACTAATGACTCTGCATCCGTAGAAATAAAAAAAACAAACTTTCAAGAGTCTCGGATAGAAAACTATATTGTCAAAAATTTAGTTAATTTTGATGATATTTCCTATGACGAACACGCTGATTTACTCTATGATCTAGCTGGTCAAGTCGTAAGTTATTATCTCACCCAATTCTCTGAGGATGATGCACGCAGTATTTTACGTTATTACCAACGTGAAATCGCCAATTATGTCCATAGCCAAATGCAAAAACATTTTTGGGAAGAGACAGTAGATTACGAAGTCAAAATCAGTCAAGGTTTTACAACCCTAAAAGATAGCGCCTACACCACAAACGCAAATGACACTCTCGATTATCGGTATTCGCCACCAGATAAAAGTAAGATGTCCAAATACCTATTTACAGGCTTCTCTAAATGCCTCTATCCAGAACAGAAGTTTCAATCCGAAGGCGAGAGGGTGTTATCTATAATTTTAGAACGAGATGCAATTAAATGGTTTAAACCTGCAAGAGGACAATTTCAGCTTTATTACAAATGGAATGGATCTTACCTAGAATATCAACCCGATTTTGTTGCAGAGACAGAAGAAATTATCTATATGCTCGAACCTAAAAATCGAGATGAAATAGATGATCCTCAAGTAGTTACTAAAAAGGAAGCAGCAGTAAAATGGTGTCAAAATGCTTCTGACTATATGCTAAATCACGGTGGAAAACCTTGGGTTTACGTCTTGATCCCCCATGATGAGATCGCCCAAAATATGACACTGAAAGGACTAGCTGATCGCTTACAGCACTTTTCAGGTATTTAG